gaggaagctgtagactgcgatgaggtctcccctcagcttcctcttttccaggcagaacaggccaagtgacctcagccgctcctcgtacgtcttcccctctaggcctttcaccatctttgtagcccatctctggacacgctccaatagtttcacgtcctttttgtactgtggtgcccagaactgcacacagtactcgaggtgaggccgaGTTAAAAAATTAATGCTCTAGAcgtaagaaagaaaaaggaagctctGAAAATTCTAAATAGTGTAGATCTGAAATTAAGATGTAATATTCAGATTTCATATTGGACAGAATTTTCACAGAATGGCCgaagttagaagggacctctgaagatcacccagtccaatCCCCCCTGCCGAACAGGATCACCTAGAAAACactgtgcaggatggcatccaggcaggctttgaatatctccagagaaggagactccacaacctctctgggcaacctgtcccagtgctctgccaccctcacagtaaagaagtgcccctCATATTCAggtggaacttcctgtgcttcagtttgtgccttctgcctcttgtcctgttgctgggcaccactgaaaagagcctggttccatcctcttgacaccttCCCTTTAGATATCTAAATTTAGATATGAGGTCtcccttcagtcttctcttttccaggctgaacaggctcagttctctcagcctgtcctcgtgtgacagatgctccagtcctctaatcatcttagaactcctctgaactcactccagtagctccatgtccctcttgtaccggggagcccagagcgggacacaatactccaggtgaggcctcaccagggctgagcagagggggaggatcacctcccttgacctgctggcaacactcttctgaatgcgccccaggataccgttggccttcttgaccacaagggcacattgctggccCATGGTCAgcttgctgtccaccaggactcccaggcccctctctgcagagctgctctccagcaggtcagccccaaGCCTGcactggtgcttggggttattcctctcTAGGTGCATGACCCTGCACTTacccttgttgaacttcatgaggttcctctcagcccatCCCACCAGCCTGGTGAGGTatctctgaatggcagcacagccctctggggtatcagtcactcctcccagctttgtgtcctcagtaaacttgctgagggtgcactctgttccaGGTCcttgatgaataagttgaacaagactggacccagtactgacccctgggggacaccgctAGCTACATGCCCCCAACTAGACTCTGTACCACCAAGCTCAAcactctgagctctgccatccagccagttctcaatccacctcacCATCCACTCATCTAggccacacttcctgagcttgtctatgaggatgttatgggagacagtgtcaaaagccttgctgaagtcaaggtagacctCTGGTGGTTTTACTCGTGTGGacggccgagctccaccacgaccgctctctcactccccccctcctcaaagaggaatggggagaaaatatgatgaaaagggctcaagggttgagataaggacggggagatcactcaacaattatcatgacaggcaaaacagactcagcatagggagacagtaagatttattgcttattaataacaagctagagaaatgagaaacaaaggaaagaaaccaaaagcacctgccccccccatccaccctcttccacctcctccccccgagcggcacagtggaacaggggaatgggggttatggtcagtctatagcgcttcttcgctgccgctccttctcggtcactctcgtcccgtgtgctgtggggtccctcccacgggatgcagtccttgccaaACTGATCcagtgtgggcttcccacaggcagcagctcttcaagaactgctccagatatgggtccgtaccatggggtccatccctcaggagcaaactgctccaacctgggtcccctacgggcagcagctcctgccagatcacctgctcctgcgtggtctcctctccacgggctacagctctggcccggaatctgctccggcaggggtcttccacaggccgcagtctctgtcagtgcaggtccacctgctccaccgtggtctcctccacgggctgtagcatggaaccctgctccaccgtggtactccatgggctgcagggggacaaccagctccaccatggtcctcaccagaggctgcaggggacttctgctctggtgcctggagcacctctccccctccttcttcactgaccttggcgcctgcgcctctcactctcccagctgctgtgtgtcacagcggtttttttcccctgtcttaaatatgctctcacagaagtgcaaacaacatcacttattggctcgtCTCTGGTCAacagtggggcccttacctaacatggggcagcttctagattcttctaACAGAAGCCActcctatggccccctgctaccaaaaccttcccacataaacccactacaataCCACAGACACCACTCTCCCCTCATCTATCCAGCTAGTCATCTTATCATTGAAGGCCATCAGattggttaagcatgatttccccttggtgaatccatgctgactactcctgatcaccttATCCTCCACATGCTTGGAAATGGCCTCCAGGAaaagctgttccatcacctttccagggatggaggtgaggctgactggcccGTAGTTGTCCGTGTCTTCCTTCTTGCCCCTTTTTGAAGACTAGCATGACACTGGCTGTCTTCCAttcctcaggcacctctcctgttctccacgacctttcaaagatgacagagagtggcctagcaataacactggccagctccctcagcacctgtGGGTGCATTccatcaggacccatggatttgtggatATCAAGCTTGCTTAAATGATCTCTGACCCGATCCTCTTCGACCAAGGCCATGTCCTCCTTCCTCCATACTTTGTCTTTTGTCTCCAGGGTCTGAGATTCCTGAGGGCTGATCTTAGCggtaaagactgaagcaaaaaaggcattcagcaacTCTGCATTCTCTGTAACctttgtcaccagggcaccTGCCTCCTTCAGCAGTGGGCCTACATTTCCTctggtcttcctttttctactgatgtatttgaagaagcccttcttaTTGTCTTTGAAATCCCTTGCCAGACTTAATTCCAAAtgggccttggccttcctcGTTGCATCCCTGCATACTCTAACAGTGTCcctatattcctcccaagtggtctgtccctttttccacatgcCTTCTTCTATCTGAGCATTGCCAGGAGCTCCCTTCccatccatgcaggtctcctgccccctttgcttgccttcttACTCATAGGGATGCACTggatcttgagcttggaggaagtgatgCTTGAATATTGACCAGCTGTCTTCAACCCCCGTTTCTTCTAGGGCCCTAACCAAGTAGATTCTTCCAAGTAGATCCCTGAAGTGGCCAAAGTTTgttctcctgaagtccagggttgcaATCCTACTTctttccctgcttcctcctcgcAAGATCCTGAACTCCAGCATATTATGGTCACTGCAGCCGAATTGTGTAGAATTCTTGTGTATGGCATGCACGATTTCAgagttttttggttgttttatttttgttcttccttttttttttttaatatatatatctgtacacatatatatagaCAGGaatcaaattaatttagaaGTTTGAAATTTCAGTAAAGTGACCTTCAGAGGACTTTCACCTCCTTGCCCTGTGATGGAACAAATCTCACATCAGAATGCTGACACAACCAGACACTTGgcacatttttactttatttcgTGATCAAAGCCTTGATGATCTTTCCAGATAATACTGATAAGGAGGCACGCATTGTGGACACAATACAAACGTAACAGGCAATTTATTATTCAGCAGTGTTTCAgtcttttcagttttgtcatTATTACATGATGAAACATCACTATAAAGAATTTATGCATAAGACAACACATGCTTTAGTGTTAAAAATGCACATGCCTTCAGGAATAGACCAAATAAAGCTTTAATGATGACAATAAGAAAATGGGATTGAACTTGGGATGTTTTCTTACAATCTAAAACCAAGTGACTCCAggctcattttctttcactagGCCCCTGTGAATCAAATCACTGTAGATCAGACTGATCAGAATGCCTAGTGAGCTTCTGAGAGGTGTGGTCCCCAGAAATGTTAAAGGGCAGAGAGACATCCTGAAATTACTGTGACAGCAAGGATGGTTTTTGGCCACCCAACTTCCAGCTGCTTGTTGCTGACTGACAATTGCATTAGCACTTCTTTTAGATCTTTTTAGCTGAATTATTTCCTAAGTCATTTCCATGTAATTGAATCATTGTTGGCATAAATAAAGAGTGTTCTTAACATACCCTGCTTTTCTGTCAAAATGTTGGACATGTTTGCAAATACTGAGAAGGGTGAGGATAACACC
This genomic window from Cygnus olor isolate bCygOlo1 chromosome 1, bCygOlo1.pri.v2, whole genome shotgun sequence contains:
- the LOC121063970 gene encoding uncharacterized protein LOC121063970; protein product: MDGKGAPGNAQIEEGMWKKGQTTWEEYRDTVRVCRDATRKAKAHLELSLARDFKDNKKGFFKYISRKRKTRGNVGPLLKEAGALVTKVTENAELLNAFFASVFTAKISPQESQTLETKDKVWRKEDMALVEEDRVRDHLSKLDIHKSMGPDGMHPQVLRELASVIARPLSVIFERSWRTGEVPEEWKTASVMLVFKKGQEGRHGQLRASQPHLHPWKGDGTAFPGGHFQACGG